A part of Oncorhynchus kisutch isolate 150728-3 linkage group LG2, Okis_V2, whole genome shotgun sequence genomic DNA contains:
- the crygm7 gene encoding crystallin, gamma M7 yields MMGKIIFYEDKNFGGRHHECMSDCADLHSMFNRCQSIRVVSGMFMIYERPNFMGHQHFLRKGEYSDYMRMMGMNECVKSCRMIPMHRGNFKMRLYDRSDMGGQMMELDDDCPNCMDRFRMSDFNSCNVMDGHWLMYDQANYRGRHYYLRPGQYRRYNDWGGMSSKIGSIRRIMDL; encoded by the exons ATGATGGGAAAG ATCATCTTCTACGAGGACAAGAACTTCGGTGGCCGTCACCATGAGTGCATGAGTGACTGCGCTGATCTTCACTCCATGTTCAACCGCTGCCAATCCATCAGGGTGGTGAGCGGTATGTTCATGATCTACGAGCGCCCCAACTTCATGGGACACCAGCATTTCCTGAGGAAGGGAGAGTACTCCGACTACATGCGCATGATGGGAATGAACGAGTGTGTCAAGTCCTGCCGCATGATCCCCATG CACCGTGGTAACTTCAAGATGAGGTTGTACGACCGCTCTGACATGGGAGGCCAGATGATGGAGCTGGATGACGACTGCCCCAACTGTATGGACCGTTTCCGTATGTCCGACTTCAACTCCTGCAACGTGATGGACGGCCACTGGCTGATGTACGATCAGGCCAACTATAGAGGACGCCACTACTACCTGAGGCCCGGCCAGTACCGTAGATACAACGACTGGGGAGGCATGAGCTCCAAGATCGGCTCAATCAGGCGCATTATGGACCTCTAA